The following are encoded in a window of Arctopsyche grandis isolate Sample6627 chromosome 2, ASM5162203v2, whole genome shotgun sequence genomic DNA:
- the LOC143922563 gene encoding prostamide/prostaglandin F synthase-like — protein sequence MLTYVSRVCRGARFSLSPTVVGVLSRSLASSGSSKAMDLNAYHLKSMATAQPATLGNLCKDNACVVIFFRRWGCVFCRMWAKEVSEISKTLTQNNVKLIGIGAEDIGAEEFKEGKFFDGDLYLSDKDAYKNLGFKRFSYINVAMSMIWTQTRNAISKSKTMNVSGDLKGDGLQNGGALIVGKDGKILKHFIQDGPADHISNEDILKILNIEVPPTNAEK from the exons ATGTTGACTTACGTGAGTCGCGTTTGTCGTGGGGCGAGGTTCAGTCTATCGCCGACTGTCGTAGGGGTATTGTCTCGTTCGCTGGCCTCGTCTGGATCTTCGAAAGCCATGGATTTGAACGCGTATCACTTGAAGAGTATGGCCACGGCGCAG CCGGCCACTCTCGGAAACTTATGCAAGGACAATGCAtgcgttgtaatttttttcagacGATGGGGCTGTGTCTTCTGTCGCATGTGGGCAAAAGAG GTATCAGAAATATCTAAAACATTGACACAGAACAATGTCAAACTAATCGGAATTGGTGCGGAGGATATCGGTGCTGAAGAATTCAAAGAGGGAAAGTTCTTCGACGGAG ATCTATACCTTTCCGATAAGGATGCTTATAAAAATCTAGGATTCAAAAGATTCTCATACATAAACGTGGCAATGAGCATGATATGGACTCAAACAAGGAACGCAATCTCCAAATCGAAGACCATGA aTGTCAGCGGTGATCTCAAAGGTGACGGCTTACAAAATGGCGGCGCACTGATCGTCGGCAAGGACGGGAAGATATTGAAACATTTCATCCAAGACGGACCGGCTGATCACATCTCcaacgaggacattttgaag